The following coding sequences lie in one Silvanigrella aquatica genomic window:
- a CDS encoding orotidine 5'-phosphate decarboxylase / HUMPS family protein gives MKNHPNLKLCLGIDPNPNKNDLESFRDSVYKHMEILDFCSSSLEHRVIKPQLAYFLSYGSSGILLLEELIARFQKQYTIILDAKFNDISTSFKAYLNFVFHSLGAHGVTLSPFLGEKTIQMAYEEGAKHCGKKARSFVLCATSESSQGHLSFIQSNWKKTLLACSEIRNEIFQGEESLYCTTGVVVAANRNEVLFSDELKESNLSVLAPGLGVQSSDWNVIRNCSNHPNEIIFPFSRAIFSGGNIPIESMNENLITIQQYF, from the coding sequence ATGAAAAATCATCCTAATTTAAAACTTTGCCTAGGTATCGATCCCAATCCTAATAAAAATGATTTGGAAAGTTTTCGTGACTCCGTCTATAAGCACATGGAAATTCTTGATTTCTGTTCGAGCTCTTTAGAGCACCGTGTTATCAAACCACAATTAGCTTATTTTCTTTCTTATGGCAGTAGTGGTATTTTATTATTAGAAGAATTAATTGCACGCTTTCAAAAACAATACACTATTATTTTAGATGCTAAATTTAATGATATTTCAACATCTTTTAAAGCATATTTAAATTTTGTTTTTCATTCACTAGGTGCTCACGGTGTTACTTTAAGCCCCTTTTTAGGTGAAAAAACAATTCAAATGGCCTATGAAGAAGGCGCGAAACATTGTGGCAAAAAAGCGAGGAGTTTTGTTTTATGTGCCACAAGCGAATCGAGCCAAGGCCATCTTTCCTTTATTCAAAGTAATTGGAAAAAAACCCTACTAGCTTGTTCGGAAATCCGCAATGAAATATTTCAAGGAGAAGAGTCATTATATTGCACTACCGGAGTCGTTGTTGCCGCAAATCGCAATGAAGTTCTATTTTCTGATGAATTAAAAGAAAGCAATTTGTCCGTATTAGCGCCAGGGTTAGGGGTGCAAAGTTCTGATTGGAATGTAATTCGCAATTGTTCTAATCATCCTAACGAAATTATTTTTCCTTTTAGCCGTGCCATTTTTTCAGGAGGAAATATTCCTATTGAAAGTATGAATGAAAATTTAATCACGATACAGCAATATTTTTAA
- the purF gene encoding amidophosphoribosyltransferase, with translation MCGVFGVTNTENASKIAYLGLFALQHRGQESAGISCTDENVIHTHRNAGLVSDVFKEEQLVKLEGNHALGHVRYSTAGGNIGANIQPLTARIGGIPVSLSHNGNIVNSDELRTHLENSGAILQATADTELILHIMARSNKATFLEKLMHSFEELCGAFSLLILTPTHLYAVVDACGYRPLSLGKLKSSNGLPSWVLSSETCAMDLVGATFIRDIAPGEILSIELATGERKSHYFNLTAFQSLKRQHAKCIFEHVYFARPDSLVWNILANDARFAMGEALAKNNPVDADMVIAVPDSGVPMAMGYAHASGIPYKIGLIRNHYVGRTFIEPTQNVRNFKVRLKLNPVRETVRGKKVVVIDDSIVRGTTSRKIIELLYEAGAKEVHMRIASPPVKYPCYYGIDTPKRKELLAQIMTPLEMNDHLKSETLAFLSEEQLIAVMQKFQQKPTLQKEEKENGGWCTACFTGNYQDEIAQTKGYAEKREVL, from the coding sequence ATGTGCGGAGTTTTTGGAGTTACAAACACAGAAAACGCTTCAAAAATTGCTTACCTTGGTCTCTTTGCCCTACAGCACCGCGGCCAAGAAAGTGCAGGAATTTCCTGCACAGATGAAAACGTCATTCACACACACCGCAACGCAGGACTTGTCTCTGATGTCTTTAAAGAAGAACAACTTGTCAAACTTGAAGGCAATCACGCGTTAGGTCATGTCCGCTACAGTACGGCGGGTGGCAATATTGGCGCCAATATTCAACCCCTGACAGCACGCATTGGAGGAATTCCTGTTTCCCTTTCTCACAATGGAAACATTGTCAATTCAGACGAACTACGCACTCACTTAGAAAACTCTGGTGCTATTTTACAAGCCACCGCAGATACCGAACTTATTCTCCACATTATGGCACGCAGCAATAAAGCCACATTTTTGGAAAAGCTCATGCATTCTTTTGAAGAACTTTGCGGTGCTTTTTCACTTTTAATTTTAACACCAACTCATTTGTATGCTGTGGTCGATGCCTGTGGCTACCGCCCTCTCTCCTTAGGAAAATTAAAATCTAGTAATGGACTGCCAAGTTGGGTTCTTTCCAGTGAAACTTGCGCCATGGATCTCGTCGGCGCCACTTTCATTCGCGACATCGCTCCTGGCGAAATTCTTTCTATTGAATTAGCAACGGGCGAGAGGAAAAGTCATTATTTTAATTTGACTGCATTTCAAAGTCTAAAAAGACAACATGCCAAATGCATTTTTGAGCATGTTTACTTTGCCAGACCTGATAGTCTGGTATGGAATATTTTAGCAAATGATGCCCGTTTTGCCATGGGCGAAGCCCTTGCAAAAAATAACCCTGTTGATGCCGACATGGTTATTGCCGTCCCCGACAGTGGTGTTCCGATGGCTATGGGATATGCTCACGCTTCTGGAATTCCCTACAAAATTGGACTTATTCGCAATCACTACGTGGGAAGAACTTTTATAGAACCCACACAAAATGTCCGGAATTTTAAAGTCCGCTTAAAATTAAATCCTGTACGAGAGACAGTTCGGGGAAAAAAGGTAGTTGTCATCGATGACAGCATTGTGCGAGGGACAACATCTCGCAAAATTATTGAACTCCTTTATGAAGCGGGAGCTAAAGAAGTTCATATGCGTATCGCCTCTCCTCCTGTAAAGTACCCCTGCTATTATGGGATTGACACTCCTAAACGCAAAGAACTCCTCGCCCAAATTATGACTCCCCTCGAAATGAATGATCACTTAAAATCTGAGACTCTCGCCTTTTTATCTGAAGAACAACTCATCGCCGTTATGCAAAAATTCCAACAAAAACCCACATTGCAAAAAGAAGAAAAAGAAAATGGGGGTTGGTGCACAGCGTGCTTCACAGGAAACTATCAAGATGAAATTGCCCAAACCAAAGGCTATGCTGAAAAGCGGGAAGTGTTGTAA
- the purE gene encoding 5-(carboxyamino)imidazole ribonucleotide mutase: protein MNSKNVVSIIMGSHSDYETLKHAEGILIEFEIPYDIQVISAHRTPDLMYDFAKSAADKGIKLIIAGAGGAAHLPGMVSALTTIPVLAVPVQSKALKGIDSLLSIVQMPGGIPTATFAIGQAGATNAALFAIQILALDNKKLLQKLSDWREKRAAKALEGNEVVQEILIKNRKKTKG, encoded by the coding sequence ATGAATTCTAAAAACGTAGTCAGTATCATTATGGGCAGTCACTCCGACTATGAAACATTAAAACATGCTGAAGGTATTCTCATAGAATTTGAAATACCTTATGACATACAGGTCATAAGTGCACACAGAACTCCCGATTTAATGTATGACTTTGCTAAATCAGCTGCTGATAAGGGAATAAAATTAATTATTGCGGGTGCAGGAGGCGCTGCCCACCTTCCCGGAATGGTCAGTGCTTTAACCACAATTCCAGTCTTAGCCGTTCCTGTACAATCAAAAGCATTAAAAGGAATTGATAGCCTTTTATCTATTGTACAAATGCCAGGCGGTATTCCCACAGCTACTTTTGCTATTGGGCAGGCGGGCGCCACCAATGCCGCCTTATTCGCTATCCAAATTTTAGCTCTTGATAATAAAAAATTATTACAAAAGCTTTCTGATTGGCGAGAAAAAAGAGCAGCAAAAGCACTTGAAGGAAATGAAGTTGTACAAGAAATATTAATTAAAAATCGAAAAAAGACAAAGGGATAA
- a CDS encoding 5-(carboxyamino)imidazole ribonucleotide synthase produces the protein MKTIGILGGGQLGGMLCESLMKLGARVMFYDPDPHSPSFFRSPYHYQGEWNDFNKLKEFFSKCDVVTYEFENVSTELLNSLVQETSTPLIPSAHALTTTQNRIYEKNFLKENQFPVCAFFEIKNYEYISLTTKHLSFPFILKTATGGYDGKGQWFIADHNDLNKFANQFTKDNFVPLIAEEKIDIECEASCIVARDFNGNTVCFPIFDNVHAHHILKHTTVPSQLPDSVQNELKNIAIKAAEKLNVVGLLTTEFFITKQKSNYTHQNSVNGFYVYVNEFAPRPHNSGHITRNACNLSQFDAHARVLLNLPLHQPKLHPGYYCMGNLLGDCWISQGNKSELNLSSWQHQPEIIDVILYGKLEAKTNRKMGHFVSYSQNNGEHILAAERFEKGLNEKSS, from the coding sequence ATGAAAACAATTGGCATTTTGGGAGGTGGCCAACTGGGAGGGATGCTTTGCGAATCCCTCATGAAGCTGGGAGCCAGGGTTATGTTTTACGATCCCGATCCCCATTCCCCTTCTTTTTTTCGTTCCCCTTATCACTACCAAGGAGAGTGGAATGACTTTAATAAGTTGAAAGAATTTTTCTCTAAATGTGACGTTGTAACTTATGAATTTGAAAATGTTTCAACAGAATTATTAAACTCATTGGTTCAAGAAACCAGCACCCCCTTAATTCCTTCCGCTCATGCACTCACAACAACACAAAATAGAATATATGAAAAAAACTTTTTAAAAGAAAATCAATTTCCTGTCTGCGCTTTTTTTGAAATTAAAAATTACGAATATATTTCTTTAACAACAAAACATTTATCCTTTCCGTTTATATTAAAAACAGCTACTGGTGGATACGATGGCAAAGGACAATGGTTTATTGCCGATCACAATGATTTAAATAAGTTTGCAAATCAATTCACAAAAGATAATTTTGTCCCTCTCATTGCAGAAGAAAAAATTGACATAGAATGTGAAGCTAGCTGTATTGTGGCACGTGACTTCAATGGAAATACAGTTTGTTTTCCTATATTTGACAATGTTCATGCCCATCATATTTTGAAACACACAACTGTCCCATCCCAATTACCAGACTCAGTGCAAAATGAATTAAAAAATATTGCAATAAAAGCTGCTGAAAAACTTAATGTTGTAGGACTTCTCACCACAGAGTTTTTCATAACAAAACAAAAAAGTAACTACACTCATCAAAATAGCGTTAATGGTTTTTATGTTTATGTAAATGAATTTGCACCACGTCCACATAATTCGGGACACATTACACGAAATGCCTGTAACCTAAGCCAATTTGATGCTCATGCACGGGTTCTCTTGAATCTTCCCCTGCATCAACCTAAACTACATCCTGGTTATTATTGCATGGGAAATTTACTGGGTGACTGCTGGATCTCACAAGGTAACAAAAGTGAATTAAATTTGAGTTCATGGCAACATCAACCCGAAATTATAGATGTTATTCTTTATGGTAAATTAGAAGCAAAAACAAATAGAAAAATGGGACACTTTGTTTCCTATTCGCAAAATAATGGGGAACATATTCTTGCCGCTGAAAGATTTGAGAAAGGCTTAAATGAAAAATCATCCTAA